Proteins encoded together in one Bacteroides zoogleoformans window:
- a CDS encoding ExbD/TolR family protein: MAKGKRKVPDINSSSTADIAFLLLIFFLITTSMDTDRGLARRLPPPPEKDQKIDDVKKKERNVLQVFLNMNDQLMCGNEYIGVDQLRAKAKEFIANPYNDEAKPEKIAKNVPFFGTVQVTDGHVISLRCDRGSSYKAYLAVQNELVAAYNELRDELAQEKWQKRYADLDAEQQDAIREIYSQKISEAEPKKYGEKK, from the coding sequence ATGGCAAAAGGAAAAAGAAAAGTACCTGATATTAACTCCAGTTCTACAGCGGATATTGCATTCCTGTTGCTCATCTTCTTCTTGATTACAACTTCTATGGATACTGACCGCGGTTTGGCAAGACGTTTGCCTCCTCCGCCGGAGAAAGATCAGAAAATAGATGATGTGAAGAAGAAAGAACGTAACGTATTGCAAGTCTTCCTGAATATGAACGACCAGTTGATGTGTGGTAATGAATATATCGGAGTAGACCAATTGCGTGCAAAAGCGAAAGAATTTATCGCCAATCCGTATAATGATGAAGCAAAACCGGAAAAGATAGCAAAGAATGTTCCTTTCTTCGGTACTGTTCAAGTGACGGATGGACATGTGATTTCTTTGCGTTGTGACCGTGGCTCTTCATATAAGGCATATTTGGCCGTGCAGAATGAGTTGGTGGCAGCTTATAATGAGTTGCGTGACGAATTGGCTCAGGAAAAATGGCAGAAGAGATATGCGGATTTGGATGCGGAGCAGCAAGACGCAATTCGTGAAATTTATTCTCAGAAAATCTCTGAGGCAGAACCTAAAAAGTACGGAGAAAAGAAGTAA
- a CDS encoding IgA Peptidase M64 has protein sequence MKKYIVFLVCLVAVATMRAQNFADYFADKSLRVDYLFTGNAAKQEICLDELSSLPGWAGRKHHLAELPLQGNGQIVMRDVAGGNIIYRTSFSSLFQEWLETDEAQSVSKGFENTFLLPYPLRPAEIEIKILDPRKNIRTRLKHLVNPDDVLIHQKGTAHVTPHSYLLQNGKPDECIDIAILAEGYTPDEMTLFHQDATIALEALFSHEPFQSMKKHFNVVAVDSPSEDSGVSVPRLGEWKRTAFGSHFSTFYSDRYLTTSRVKSIHDALAGIPYEHIIILANTNEYGGGGIYNSYTLTTSHHPLFRPVVVHEFGHSFGGLADEYFYDNDVMTDTYPLDIEPWEQNITTQTDFASKWQDMLAKGTPIPTPVADSKKFPVGVYEGGGYSSKGIYRPADNCRMRTNEYPEFCPVCQRNIRRIIKFYTE, from the coding sequence ATGAAAAAATACATTGTGTTTTTAGTATGTCTGGTTGCTGTAGCGACCATGCGTGCCCAAAATTTTGCCGATTACTTTGCTGACAAATCTCTGCGTGTCGACTATCTTTTTACAGGAAATGCGGCAAAACAAGAAATCTGTCTGGATGAATTATCCTCCTTGCCCGGATGGGCGGGAAGAAAGCATCATTTGGCCGAACTTCCGTTACAAGGAAACGGACAAATCGTGATGCGTGATGTGGCCGGCGGCAACATCATTTATAGAACCTCGTTTTCTTCACTCTTCCAGGAATGGCTGGAGACAGACGAAGCGCAAAGCGTAAGTAAAGGCTTTGAAAACACATTTCTCCTTCCTTACCCTCTGCGCCCGGCCGAGATAGAAATAAAAATCCTCGACCCGCGCAAGAATATCCGTACCCGCTTGAAGCACCTGGTCAATCCTGACGATGTCCTGATACATCAGAAGGGAACAGCTCACGTCACGCCGCATTCCTATTTGCTCCAAAACGGCAAGCCTGACGAATGTATAGACATTGCCATTCTTGCAGAAGGATATACGCCCGATGAAATGACGCTATTCCATCAGGATGCGACCATAGCCCTCGAGGCCCTGTTCTCTCACGAACCTTTTCAATCCATGAAAAAGCATTTCAATGTTGTGGCAGTGGACAGCCCGTCGGAAGACAGCGGAGTGAGTGTACCCCGCCTCGGAGAGTGGAAAAGAACGGCATTCGGTTCACATTTCAGTACATTCTACTCTGACAGATACCTGACAACCTCGCGCGTCAAATCCATACACGACGCTCTGGCGGGAATCCCTTACGAGCATATCATCATTCTGGCCAATACGAACGAATATGGCGGGGGCGGCATCTACAACTCTTATACATTGACAACATCCCATCATCCCTTGTTCCGCCCTGTTGTAGTACACGAGTTCGGTCACAGCTTCGGCGGACTCGCTGATGAATATTTCTACGACAACGACGTGATGACAGACACCTATCCGCTGGACATAGAGCCATGGGAACAGAATATCACCACACAGACCGACTTTGCGTCCAAATGGCAAGACATGCTGGCGAAAGGAACACCTATTCCTACTCCCGTCGCCGACAGTAAAAAATTCCCCGTAGGCGTATATGAAGGAGGTGGATACTCCTCCAAAGGAATTTATCGACCGGCGGACAACTGCCGCATGCGCACCAACGAATATCCTGAGTTCTGTCCGGTTTGCCAGCGAAACATCCGGCGTATCATCAAATTCTATACGGAATAA
- a CDS encoding AAA family ATPase, which produces MILEFTVENYRSFYGKKTLVLEADKALKECSDTNLFSCNKHILLRTLALYGPNSSGKSNLVSAMLTMARCILLSVKLNDNEELEYDPFLLLKDNERPTMFEVIFLKGEYCYRYGFRYNFERIVDEWLLRKSTPRSKEQMMFVRNEEGICVEENNFPEGVGYEEKTNDNRLFLSLCQQLGGEISRQVISWFQSDFNVISGLNNQQYRSYSKLFFHKKEQSSAEALKFFQKLRLGFNSILTHEEDPNVAMDLPTELRAIFQKEMQGKKSIELDSVHNIYSDRGKVVGSVNFSFEERESSGTNKLFDLSGPIFETLYTGAVLVIDELDAKMHPLISQYIIELFNNPETNPKNAQLIFTTHDTHLLSQKILRRDQIWFTEKDSKEQTDLYSLMDIVLPDGTKPRNDANYERNYIAGRYGAIPYILND; this is translated from the coding sequence ATGATACTTGAATTTACAGTAGAGAATTACAGGTCGTTCTATGGAAAGAAGACTTTGGTATTAGAAGCTGATAAGGCACTGAAAGAATGCTCGGATACTAATCTATTTTCCTGTAACAAGCATATTTTGCTCCGTACACTTGCGTTATATGGACCAAATTCTAGTGGAAAGTCGAATCTTGTTAGTGCGATGCTCACGATGGCAAGGTGCATATTGTTGTCTGTGAAGTTAAATGACAATGAAGAATTGGAGTATGATCCGTTTCTTCTTTTAAAAGACAATGAGCGACCTACTATGTTTGAGGTGATATTCCTCAAAGGTGAATATTGCTACAGATATGGATTCCGGTATAACTTTGAACGTATAGTTGATGAGTGGCTGTTGCGTAAAAGCACACCTCGTTCTAAAGAACAGATGATGTTCGTCAGAAATGAGGAAGGAATTTGCGTAGAGGAGAATAATTTTCCGGAAGGAGTAGGGTATGAAGAAAAGACCAATGATAATCGATTGTTTTTGTCATTGTGCCAACAATTGGGCGGAGAAATATCTCGACAGGTTATCTCTTGGTTTCAGTCGGATTTTAACGTGATCTCCGGGTTGAACAATCAGCAGTATAGATCATATTCAAAGCTTTTCTTCCATAAAAAAGAACAATCCAGTGCAGAAGCACTTAAATTCTTTCAGAAACTGAGACTTGGATTTAATAGCATTCTTACTCATGAAGAAGATCCAAATGTGGCAATGGATTTACCGACTGAGTTGAGAGCTATTTTCCAAAAAGAAATGCAAGGAAAGAAAAGCATTGAATTGGATTCCGTACATAACATCTACTCGGATAGAGGGAAGGTCGTGGGCTCAGTTAATTTTTCGTTTGAGGAGAGGGAGTCGTCCGGTACAAACAAATTGTTTGACCTTTCCGGTCCTATCTTTGAAACCTTGTATACTGGTGCCGTACTTGTTATTGACGAATTAGATGCAAAGATGCACCCTTTGATTTCTCAGTATATTATTGAGTTATTCAATAATCCTGAAACAAATCCTAAGAACGCTCAACTGATTTTTACTACTCACGACACACACTTGCTGTCACAGAAAATTCTTCGTCGCGACCAGATTTGGTTTACAGAGAAGGACTCGAAGGAGCAGACGGACTTGTATAGTCTGATGGACATAGTTCTTCCTGATGGTACAAAGCCTCGCAACGATGCCAACTACGAGAGAAACTATATTGCCGGACGATATGGTGCTATTCCTTATATCCTTAACGATTAA
- a CDS encoding GNAT family N-acetyltransferase: MIRLQRITTADANLYHYAERLMIASFPPEEYREPEEQRKNTDTQPAFHSNIIFQDSEPIGFITYWDFGQFYYVEHFAISPEHRNEGHGKNVLKHLCRQLERPIVLEAEMPEGEMAQRRIRFYQRNGFALWEKPYQQPPYRAGDGYLPMRLMVYGDMQCNEFFDIVKEDIHRNVYNISP; the protein is encoded by the coding sequence ATGATAAGACTTCAGCGCATTACAACAGCCGATGCGAATTTGTATCACTACGCGGAAAGACTTATGATTGCTTCCTTTCCTCCGGAGGAGTATAGGGAACCTGAGGAACAGCGCAAGAACACAGACACTCAGCCTGCGTTTCACAGCAACATAATCTTTCAAGATAGCGAACCGATAGGCTTCATTACATATTGGGATTTCGGACAGTTCTATTATGTGGAACATTTTGCCATCTCGCCTGAACACCGCAACGAAGGACATGGCAAAAATGTGTTGAAGCACTTATGCCGACAGTTAGAACGTCCCATCGTGCTGGAAGCAGAAATGCCGGAGGGAGAAATGGCGCAACGCCGCATCCGTTTTTACCAACGCAACGGCTTTGCCTTATGGGAGAAGCCTTATCAGCAACCGCCCTACAGGGCAGGAGACGGCTATCTCCCCATGCGGCTCATGGTATATGGAGATATGCAATGCAACGAGTTCTTCGATATCGTAAAGGAGGACATCCACCGCAATGTCTACAACATCAGTCCATAG
- a CDS encoding Lrp/AsnC family transcriptional regulator, with protein MGHHQLDTLDEQILKLIADNARIPFLEVARACNVSGAAIHQRIQKLTNMGILKGSEYVIDPEKIGYETCAYIGLFLQDPASFDAVANALETIPEVVECHFTTGKYDMFIKLYARNNHHLLSIIHEKLQPLGLARTETLISFHEAIKRQMPIEIEEGKD; from the coding sequence ATGGGACATCATCAATTGGATACTTTGGATGAGCAGATATTGAAGCTTATTGCCGACAATGCGCGTATTCCTTTTCTTGAAGTGGCCAGAGCTTGCAATGTGTCGGGAGCAGCCATTCATCAGCGCATTCAGAAACTTACTAACATGGGGATATTGAAAGGCTCTGAATATGTCATCGACCCTGAAAAAATAGGTTATGAGACTTGCGCTTATATCGGGCTCTTCTTGCAGGATCCCGCTTCTTTTGATGCGGTGGCGAATGCTTTGGAGACTATTCCCGAAGTTGTGGAATGCCATTTCACGACGGGTAAGTATGATATGTTTATAAAGCTTTATGCCCGCAACAACCATCATTTGCTAAGCATTATACATGAGAAATTACAGCCCTTGGGATTGGCGCGTACTGAAACCTTGATTTCATTCCACGAAGCCATCAAGCGCCAGATGCCGATAGAGATAGAAGAAGGAAAAGATTGA
- a CDS encoding dihydrofolate reductase, translated as MISIIAAIDRRMGIGYRNKLLFWLPNDLKRFKALTTGNTIIMGRKTFESLPKGALPNRRNVVLTSRRDATYAGAEVFFSLEDALNSCRPDEQVYIIGGSSVYHQALPLADMLCLTEVDAAAPLVDAYFPAIDMKVWQEKSRESHPADEKHPYPYAFVDYSRR; from the coding sequence ATGATAAGTATCATCGCAGCTATCGACCGCCGCATGGGCATCGGTTACCGGAACAAGCTTCTGTTCTGGCTTCCCAATGATTTGAAACGTTTCAAGGCCCTCACTACCGGCAACACCATCATCATGGGCAGAAAGACATTCGAGTCTCTGCCGAAAGGCGCTTTGCCCAATCGTCGTAACGTGGTTCTCACTTCACGCCGGGATGCAACTTATGCCGGAGCGGAAGTGTTCTTTTCATTGGAAGATGCACTGAATAGCTGCCGCCCCGACGAACAGGTTTACATCATCGGCGGTTCAAGCGTATATCATCAAGCACTTCCCTTGGCCGATATGCTCTGCCTGACCGAAGTGGATGCGGCAGCCCCTCTGGTTGACGCCTACTTCCCGGCAATAGACATGAAGGTATGGCAAGAAAAAAGTAGGGAATCTCACCCTGCCGATGAGAAGCATCCCTACCCTTATGCTTTTGTCGATTATAGCCGCCGATAG
- a CDS encoding RloB family protein encodes MTAKKIKIDNVSLKFKRQSQRRKQKFIRCSILIVCEGTKTEPNYFEAFAEKQQGVIVYDIEVKGLGRGTKGVVEKAIELKNKNNYDRVWAVFDKDEFPAKDFNEAILMGQNNGIEIAWSNEAFELWYLYHFQNVTTGVSRKHYEEKISAAVNASPKYQSKKKYLYTKKDPSNYDIMTTYGSMDSAMQFAEAKHLEYTDARYANQNPCTTVYRLVRQLLGKDEVLNVEIMSSVENSKESSPKQYYDR; translated from the coding sequence ATGACAGCAAAGAAAATAAAGATTGATAATGTTTCCTTGAAATTCAAGAGACAGTCACAGAGACGTAAGCAAAAGTTTATACGTTGTTCTATATTAATTGTATGTGAAGGGACTAAGACTGAACCCAACTATTTTGAGGCATTTGCTGAAAAACAGCAAGGAGTGATTGTTTACGATATCGAAGTCAAAGGGCTTGGTCGTGGGACAAAGGGTGTTGTAGAGAAAGCAATTGAACTGAAAAATAAGAACAATTACGATCGGGTATGGGCTGTGTTTGATAAAGACGAATTTCCTGCTAAAGATTTCAATGAGGCAATTTTAATGGGGCAAAATAATGGCATTGAGATAGCTTGGAGCAATGAAGCATTCGAGTTGTGGTATTTATATCATTTCCAAAATGTGACAACAGGTGTTTCAAGAAAGCATTATGAAGAGAAGATTTCTGCGGCTGTGAATGCTTCCCCAAAATACCAGTCAAAGAAGAAATATCTATACACAAAGAAAGATCCTAGCAACTACGACATCATGACTACCTATGGTTCTATGGATTCGGCGATGCAGTTCGCAGAAGCCAAGCATCTTGAATACACAGATGCTCGTTACGCAAATCAGAATCCATGCACGACGGTTTATCGACTTGTGAGACAATTGTTAGGTAAGGATGAGGTCTTGAATGTAGAGATCATGTCATCGGTTGAAAATAGTAAGGAATCGTCGCCAAAACAGTATTATGATAGATAA
- a CDS encoding thymidylate synthase — protein sequence MKQYLDLLNRVLAEGVEKDDRTGTGTISIFGHQMRFNLEEGFPCLTTKKLHLKSIIHELLWFLQGDTNVKYLQDNGVRIWNEWADENGDLGHIYGYQWRSWPNYKGGFIDQISEAVNTIKHNPDSRRIIVSAWNVGDLDNMNLPPCHAFFQFYVADGKLSLQLYQRSADIFLGVPFNIASYALLLQMMAQVTGLKAGDFIHTLGDAHIYLNHLEQVKLQLTREPRDLPQMNINPDVKSIFDFRFEDFELVNYNPHPHIAGKVAI from the coding sequence ATGAAACAATATTTAGACCTGCTCAATCGTGTACTGGCCGAAGGTGTGGAAAAAGACGACCGCACCGGCACCGGTACCATCAGCATATTCGGACATCAAATGCGCTTCAATCTGGAGGAAGGATTTCCATGCCTGACCACCAAAAAGCTACATCTGAAATCCATCATACACGAACTACTGTGGTTTCTGCAAGGAGATACCAACGTGAAATATCTACAAGACAACGGTGTACGCATCTGGAACGAGTGGGCAGACGAGAACGGTGACCTGGGACATATTTACGGCTATCAATGGCGGTCGTGGCCCAATTATAAGGGGGGCTTCATCGACCAGATCAGTGAGGCTGTAAACACCATCAAGCACAATCCCGACTCGCGCCGAATCATCGTCAGCGCATGGAATGTAGGCGATTTGGACAATATGAACCTGCCCCCATGTCACGCATTCTTTCAATTCTACGTTGCCGACGGGAAGTTAAGCCTGCAACTATACCAACGCAGTGCGGATATCTTTTTAGGCGTGCCTTTCAACATTGCTTCTTACGCCTTGCTCTTACAGATGATGGCACAAGTCACCGGATTGAAAGCCGGTGATTTCATCCATACATTGGGAGACGCCCATATCTATCTCAACCATCTGGAACAAGTAAAACTCCAACTGACACGCGAACCGCGTGACTTGCCGCAAATGAACATCAATCCGGATGTAAAAAGCATCTTCGACTTCCGGTTCGAAGACTTCGAACTGGTCAATTACAACCCCCACCCGCATATTGCAGGAAAAGTAGCCATATAA
- a CDS encoding ExbD/TolR family protein: MGKFNKTGKREMPALNTSSLPDLIFTLLFFFMIVTTMREVTLKVEFKVPQATELEKLEKKSLVTFIYVGKPTAEFRKKLGNESRIQLNDSYAEVAEIQDYIIGERASMKEEDQPQMTVSLKVDQDTKMGIVTDIKEALRKAYALKINYSAQPRQ, translated from the coding sequence ATGGGAAAATTTAATAAGACTGGTAAACGTGAGATGCCGGCGTTGAACACTTCTTCTCTGCCTGACCTTATCTTCACCTTGTTGTTCTTCTTCATGATTGTAACAACCATGCGTGAGGTAACATTAAAGGTTGAGTTTAAGGTTCCGCAAGCCACAGAATTGGAGAAACTTGAAAAGAAATCTTTGGTTACGTTTATCTATGTAGGAAAACCTACTGCCGAGTTTCGTAAGAAATTAGGTAATGAGAGCCGTATTCAATTGAACGACAGCTATGCGGAAGTTGCTGAAATTCAGGATTACATTATTGGTGAACGTGCCAGTATGAAAGAAGAAGATCAGCCGCAGATGACCGTGTCATTGAAAGTGGACCAAGATACCAAGATGGGTATCGTGACCGATATCAAAGAGGCTCTTCGTAAAGCTTATGCGTTAAAGATTAACTATTCTGCGCAACCGCGTCAGTAA